One window of the Devosia sp. 2618 genome contains the following:
- a CDS encoding helix-turn-helix transcriptional regulator, which translates to MDKSEYEPAAEFRKRLKALRESKHGWTQADLAAAADVSVVTISKLEQGVNLPTFAILTALCDALAVSPNDLIGWPGSKGAETSVVSERELRMITAARGLTPAQFAAFVEFAEKFGKH; encoded by the coding sequence ATGGACAAAAGCGAATACGAGCCCGCGGCAGAGTTTAGAAAGAGGCTAAAGGCCCTTAGGGAATCCAAGCACGGATGGACACAGGCCGACCTAGCGGCCGCAGCTGACGTGTCGGTAGTGACAATCAGCAAGCTTGAGCAGGGCGTGAATCTGCCTACCTTTGCGATACTGACCGCACTCTGCGACGCGCTTGCTGTGTCCCCAAATGATCTAATCGGTTGGCCAGGCAGTAAAGGTGCTGAAACGTCGGTCGTATCCGAACGCGAGTTGCGGATGATCACTGCCGCTAGGGGTCTGACGCCTGCGCAATTTGCCGCTTTTGTTGAGTTCGCCGAGAAATTTGGAAAGCACTAA
- a CDS encoding DUF6772 family protein: protein MQPYPHRFADPQLDKFDPLGRILVHDSFSSGLNGWIGLIGNYEDSLTKMLPVFRPMNQPMLSTAVGWDSGSHGAMSGPYAMKISTRPIKGAMNLALKRMTFRKLGRIQLEAYIAAKPEPSEATLSIEDLRSFGMFMDLQSRQYRGLPHLRFLNCLDGELKHTWQFKQQTADDNVVSSSARTRSLQHLYPHGWEDVPNGRQDTCYNELPTKMNWQYLKVGIDLRDMSFTSFQFNDREFDVSGMGVMRMEPWANLDCMLNIGFFVETDSDKRSFLFVDSVLLSGDF from the coding sequence ATGCAGCCTTATCCCCACCGTTTTGCCGATCCCCAACTGGACAAGTTCGATCCCCTGGGTCGCATATTGGTTCACGACTCCTTCAGCTCAGGGCTTAACGGCTGGATCGGCCTTATCGGCAATTATGAGGATTCCCTCACCAAGATGCTGCCGGTGTTCCGGCCGATGAACCAGCCCATGCTGTCGACGGCAGTGGGTTGGGACAGCGGCTCGCATGGCGCCATGAGCGGTCCCTATGCCATGAAAATCTCGACCCGGCCGATCAAGGGCGCCATGAACCTGGCACTCAAGCGGATGACCTTCCGCAAGCTGGGCCGCATCCAGCTCGAAGCCTATATCGCGGCAAAGCCAGAGCCTTCCGAAGCAACGCTCTCTATCGAGGACCTGCGGTCGTTCGGCATGTTCATGGATCTGCAGTCACGGCAATATCGCGGCCTGCCGCATCTGCGCTTCCTCAACTGCCTCGATGGCGAACTCAAGCATACCTGGCAGTTCAAGCAGCAGACGGCCGACGACAATGTCGTCTCGTCCTCTGCCCGCACGCGTTCGCTGCAACATCTCTACCCCCATGGCTGGGAGGATGTGCCCAATGGCCGACAGGACACCTGCTACAACGAATTGCCGACCAAGATGAACTGGCAATATCTCAAGGTCGGCATCGATCTGCGCGACATGAGTTTCACCAGCTTCCAGTTTAACGATCGGGAATTCGACGTATCGGGCATGGGCGTAATGCGCATGGAGCCCTGGGCCAATCTCGATTGCATGCTCAATATCGGCTTCTTCGTCGAAACCGACAGCGATAAGCGCTCCTTCCTGTTCGTCGATTCCGTCCTGCTTTCTGGAGACTTCTGA
- a CDS encoding aldehyde dehydrogenase family protein, translating to MKSEREHQHYIDGQWQMSAGKGHIVIVDPSSGEPFSRVPAGNSEDVDKAVAAARAAFPAYAATSVPERLALLEQIVEVYRTRQDEIAEVLSREMGTPIALSRALQAPRGGDHFLAAIEALKSYAFEERVGNGLVLYEPIGVAGLITPWNWPLNQIAVKVAPALATGCTIVFKPSEVAPLNAIILAEILDEAGVPPGVFNLVHGDGPGVGSVMSRHAGIDMMSFTGSTRAGIAVSIDAAPTVKRVALELGGKSANILLPDADFSTVVKRGFLTMCTNAGQSCNAPSRMLVPEERYDEVAAIIRHSAAEVPIGLPSDPDTVLGPVANAAQYQRIQTLIATAIREGADLICGGAGQPEGFNRGYFVRPTAFGRVTNDMTVGHEEVFGPVLAVQTYRSVDEAIEIANDSEFGLAGYVQGRDREAAMAVARRLRTGMVSVNYPAQNLQAPFGGYKKSGNGREYGRFGMAEFLETKVVLMD from the coding sequence ATGAAATCCGAGCGGGAGCATCAGCACTATATTGACGGCCAATGGCAGATGTCGGCGGGCAAGGGGCATATCGTCATCGTCGATCCATCCAGTGGCGAGCCCTTTTCGCGTGTTCCCGCCGGCAATTCCGAGGACGTGGACAAGGCGGTTGCGGCGGCCCGCGCTGCCTTCCCCGCCTATGCCGCGACCAGCGTGCCCGAGCGGCTAGCCCTGCTGGAGCAGATCGTAGAGGTTTATCGCACAAGGCAGGACGAAATCGCCGAAGTCCTGTCCCGCGAAATGGGAACGCCGATCGCCCTGTCGCGCGCGCTTCAGGCGCCGCGCGGCGGCGATCATTTCCTGGCCGCGATCGAGGCGCTGAAGAGCTATGCCTTCGAAGAGCGCGTCGGCAATGGCCTGGTGCTTTATGAACCCATTGGCGTGGCCGGATTGATCACGCCTTGGAACTGGCCGCTGAACCAGATCGCGGTGAAAGTGGCGCCGGCCCTGGCCACGGGCTGCACCATCGTCTTCAAGCCCAGCGAGGTGGCGCCGCTCAACGCCATCATCCTCGCCGAAATCCTCGATGAAGCCGGCGTGCCTCCCGGCGTCTTCAACCTGGTGCATGGCGATGGCCCCGGCGTCGGCAGCGTCATGTCCCGCCATGCAGGCATAGACATGATGTCGTTCACCGGCTCGACCCGGGCCGGCATTGCCGTCAGCATTGATGCTGCGCCCACCGTCAAGCGCGTCGCGCTGGAACTGGGCGGCAAATCGGCCAATATCCTGCTGCCCGATGCTGATTTCTCAACGGTTGTGAAGCGCGGCTTTCTGACCATGTGCACCAATGCCGGCCAATCCTGCAATGCGCCATCGCGCATGCTGGTGCCCGAGGAGCGCTATGACGAGGTCGCGGCGATCATTCGCCACAGCGCCGCCGAAGTACCTATTGGTCTGCCCTCCGACCCCGATACCGTTCTGGGCCCGGTGGCAAACGCGGCCCAGTACCAGCGCATCCAGACCCTTATCGCCACTGCGATCCGAGAAGGCGCCGACCTCATCTGCGGCGGCGCCGGGCAGCCGGAAGGGTTCAACCGCGGATATTTCGTCCGCCCCACGGCATTCGGCCGCGTCACCAATGACATGACCGTCGGACATGAAGAAGTGTTCGGCCCGGTCCTGGCCGTCCAGACCTATCGTAGCGTGGATGAGGCTATCGAGATCGCCAATGATTCCGAATTCGGCCTGGCCGGTTATGTGCAAGGCCGCGATCGAGAGGCGGCCATGGCGGTCGCAAGGCGGTTGCGCACCGGCATGGTCTCGGTCAACTATCCCGCGCAGAACCTGCAGGCGCCGTTCGGCGGCTACAAGAAATCCGGCAATGGCCGAGAATACGGTCGTTTCGGCATGGCCGAATTCCTGGAAACCAAAGTAGTGTTGATGGATTGA